Part of the Methanofastidiosum sp. genome is shown below.
GTTTATCTAAGGGCACCATTTCTATAGCTTCTACAGGACATATATTGGCGCAGCCTCCACATCCGATACATGATTCATCATTAACGGCTTGAGGATATTTCACCTTACCTTGAAGTATTGAATTTCGGATATCTTTACTTGTTACTCTATCAGATGCAAAAAGTATTCTGAGTGTGTTAACATATATACCTTTTAGAAATATTAAAAAAATACTTTTCATTATTTAGACCTCCCGTTAATAGTTCTGTCTTCAAAATCTGTCTGTACATTTATCGCATAAGCTGGACAAATATTATCACAAGCTCCACATCTAATACATTTGTTCATATCAAAGACAAGCTTTTTTGACTTAACAGAGATTGCGTCTTTTGGACAAATCTTAACACATTGCTCACACATGATACATAAATCATCATTGTAAGTAAGAGTTCCGCCTTTGATTTCTTTATGATCTCTTGTTTTTCTTGGGAGACATTGGACAGGACAGTAAGCGCCACAAGTTTCACACATTACACACTTTTCGAGATTTACCCTAAATCCGTTCAAATCAACATCAATGCATTTTGTTGGACATACTTCTTTACAGATTCCACATTGAATGCATCCTTCGTGCTCTCCCTGCCATTCTCTGTAATTTAATTTAATTGCGTCTTTTTTACAAACTGTGGTACATATACCGCAAACAATACAGTGGCCAGTGAACATCTTTTCTCTTTCATTTTTCTTGATTTTTGTCGGACACGCCTTGACGCATAGATTACAATTAATGCAAGTTACAGTGTCAAATCTAATTCTTCCGCCTTCCCATTTTAAAGCATCAGTTGGACATGCGTCGACACATAACCCACATTGATTACAATAATATAATTTCCTTTTGGAATCCCCTTTATTTATCTTGGGCCTGTGATTTTCTATAACAATTGCATTATTAATACATTCTCTAACGCAAGTATAACAAGAAACACATTTTCCGTAATCTATGAATGAATTTTTTATTGCGCCTACTGGACATACATCCATACATACGTCACAATGTGTACAAACTCCCGGAGTTGCTTCGTATTTTATTGCGTTTGCAGGACAGTAGTAAGTACATCTTCCACCCTTGTCGCATCTCGTTTCGTCTATGGCAATGCTTAATAGCTTGGCTTTATCTTTTGTCTGAATTGGGCCTCCGTCTCTTTCTTTATGCTTTGGCATTATCTTTTCACCTCTTCAATTGACATTGATTCAAGATTAAACCTAAGCTTTCCTTCTACATTGACTCTAGCACCTGTTGGGCATATATCCCTACAAACATTGCACATTGCACATATACCTTCAGGAACTTTTTTATCCTTGTA
Proteins encoded:
- a CDS encoding 4Fe-4S binding protein — protein: MPKHKERDGGPIQTKDKAKLLSIAIDETRCDKGGRCTYYCPANAIKYEATPGVCTHCDVCMDVCPVGAIKNSFIDYGKCVSCYTCVRECINNAIVIENHRPKINKGDSKRKLYYCNQCGLCVDACPTDALKWEGGRIRFDTVTCINCNLCVKACPTKIKKNEREKMFTGHCIVCGICTTVCKKDAIKLNYREWQGEHEGCIQCGICKEVCPTKCIDVDLNGFRVNLEKCVMCETCGAYCPVQCLPRKTRDHKEIKGGTLTYNDDLCIMCEQCVKICPKDAISVKSKKLVFDMNKCIRCGACDNICPAYAINVQTDFEDRTINGRSK